In the genome of Dermatobacter hominis, the window GCTCGAGGTCGACGCGTTCGCGGCGGCCCGCCTCGCGTGCGAGGGCCGCTACGTCGAGGCCCAGGCGGCGGCGGCCGGCGCCGAGGACCTCTTCCGCCGCACCGCGCGCCGCAGCGACGCCGCCGTGCTGTTCGGTTCGAAGCTGCTGTCGTTCGTCGACCAGGGGATGCTCGACGAGATCGTCGAGATGACCGCAGGGGTGGTCGACAGCAACTTCGCGACGTCGTCGGTGGAGATGATGGCCTTCGTCATGCTCGAGTTCGGCATGCCCGAGCAGGCACGGGAGGCCATCGGGCCGGTCGGCTCGCTGCCGGAGGTGCCCGACGACTGGATGTGGCTCTCGGTCACCTGCAACGCGGCCATGGTGCGGGCCGCGCTCGGCGACGTCGAGGCGTGCGCCGTCCTCCACGAGCGGCTCGCGCCGTACTCGGGACAGGTCTGGATCGTGGGATCGGTGCCCGTCTGCGGGTGCGTGGACCTCGCGCTGGGTCGATTGGCGGCGACGCTGGGGCGCCACGACGATGCCCTCCGTCACATCGAGGTCGCGATCGAGGTCGACGGCTCGATGGGGGCGAGGGCCTGGCTCGCCCGCTCGCTCGAGGCGAAGGCGGAGCTGACCGGCGATCCGGCCGACCACGCGGCGGCGCTCGCGCTGGCCACCGCGATCGGCTGCGTCCCGGTGCTGCGTCGCCTCCAGGGCTGATCCGGGGAACCCGGCCCGCCGGACGCCCGAGGACGGGGCGCCGCGACGGGGCTCCGGGCGGGAACCGGCGGCGCGGCATTCGCATCGCGCCGCGTTAGCCTCCAGCGCCATGCAGCCACTCGGACCTTCCGACCTCCCGCCGCAGCTCGCGGCGGACCCCGTACTCATGCAGGCCGGCAACGGCATGGAGCCCTCCGCCGACATCTACAACCGGCTCCTGAAGAACCGCATCGTGTTCCTCGGCTCCGAGGTCAACGACACCGTCGCCAACTTCATCACCGCCCAGATGCTGTTCCTCGAGGGCGAGGACCCCGACAAGGACATCTGGCTGTACATCAACTCGCCGGGCGGCTCGGTGACGGCCGGCATGGCGATCTACGACACGATGCAGTTCGTCACACCCGACGTCGGCACCATCTGCATGGGCCTCTGCGCCTCGATGGGGCAGTTCCTGCTGTGCGCCGGTGCCGCGGGCAAGCGCTACTCGCTGCCGCACGCCCGGATCATGATGCACCAGCCCTCCGCGGGCATGCAGGGCCAGGCGTCCGACATCGCCATCCAGGCGGAGCAGCTGAAGTACATCAAGGACCTGCTGGCCGAGCGCATCGCGCACCACACCGGTCAGACCAAGGAGCAGGTCAACATCGACTCCGACCGCGACCGCTGGTTCACCGCCGAGGGCGCCAAGGACTACGGGATCATCGACCACGTGATCGTGCGCCGCGGCGAGATGCGCTGACCGCAGCGCCCGCAGGGCCCGCAGCGGCACACGTCACACCGGACGCGGACGAGGGGCCGACCCACGGGTCGGCCCCTCGTCCCGCGTCACGGGTGGTGTCGTCCGATCAGCCGGCGAAGACCTGGACCACGTAGAGGCGGCCGCCGGACTGGGCGACGCCGGTGCCGATCCGGTTGAACTTGCCGCTGACGATGTTGGCCCGGTGCGCCGGGCTGTTCATGAACATCGAGTGCATCTGGGCGGTCGACGACGCCATGCCGACGTTCTCGCCGAGCACGGCCCAGTCGCTGCCGGCGCCGTCGCTCAGCCGTGAGTGCGAGATCGAGCCCACGCCGGCCATGTGCTCGGCCCAGGCCTGCGCCTTGTTGACGAGCGTGTCGTCGATGGCGAGGGCCCGGAGCCCGATCTGCGTCCGGGTGTCGTTCACCCTCGCAGCGGAGTCGAACGCCTGGGCGTTCTTGGTGCACGACACGCCGACGAGCGCCACGATGGCGGTCATGGCGGCCAGCAGGACGGTCGCCCTGGTCCGGCGCGCGCGGGTCGAACGGGGGAAGATCAGGGACGGGCGGTCCATGAGGGGAGGCTCCTTCTCGTCGGTCGCTTCGCTTGTGGGGGTTGCTGTCGACGGCCCCAGCCGTAGATGTGAATGGAACCGTCACGATGTGACGGTTCCATGACGAACACATGGCTACCACATGACGACACTCCATCGGTTCATACCGACCGGATGTGAGGATTTCGTGTCCGCCGCGTCGAGAACCCCGACCCTCTGCCGTTCAGCGCCGCAGTCTTCCGTTCGGAGCGCGTGGGGTGCAACCGCAACCCCGGATCAGTGCAGCGTCACCCCGCACTCGCGCGATGCCCAGCGCTCGACCCGGGAGCTGGTCGTGGCCATCTCCTCGAGCCGCCGGTTGAGCTCGTCCCGATCCTGCTCGACGACGGCGGCGTCGCCCTGGCCCTCGTCGCCGGCGCCGGGCACGGCGTTGCGATCGGCGGCCAGCAGCTCGACGATCTGCTCGACCGCGTCGGCGAGGTCCTGCATGTCCGATCGGATGTCGTCGGGAGCGCTGCCGGCGAGTTCGGAGAACTGCTCGGCAGCTGTTCGGGCGCGGTCCAGGTCCTGGGACTCGAGCGCGCTGCTCAGCGCCGACATGTCGGCCTGCTTCGAGAGGTCGTCGCAGAACCCGGGCCGGCCGTCACCGCACGCGCCCGTGGTCACGGCGCCGACGGCGAGTGCGAGCGCGGCCGCGGCGCCGCGCAGCCCGAGCGTCCTTCCCGGCACGACGAGGTCGTCAGCCGCGGGCGGCCTCGGCCAGCGCTCGGATCTCGCTGACCGCGTGGGCCTGGCCCTCGGGGTCGCGGAACAGCGCGCTGCCGGCGATGAAGACGTTGGCCCCGGCGGCCGCGGCCCCGGCGACGGTCGAGGGCCCGATGCCGCCGTCGACCTCGAGGTCGATGTCCCGGCCGGACAGCTCGATCATCTGGCGCACCTCGCGCACCTTGGGCTCCATCGTGGCGATGTAGTCCTGGCCGCCGAAGCCGGGGTTGACCGTCATGACGAGGATCTCGTCGACGAGGTCGAGGACGTGCTGCACCGCGACGGCGGGCGTGGCCGGGTTCAGTGCGACGGCCGGCGAGGCGCCGAGGTCGCGGATGAGCCCGAGCGTGCGGTGGAGGTGCCGGCAGGCCTCGGCGTGCACGATGAGGAGCTCGCAGCCCGCCTCGACGTACCGCGGGAGCAGCTCGTCGGGTTCGACCACCATCAGGTGGGCCTCGAACGGCAC includes:
- a CDS encoding CAP domain-containing protein codes for the protein MDRPSLIFPRSTRARRTRATVLLAAMTAIVALVGVSCTKNAQAFDSAARVNDTRTQIGLRALAIDDTLVNKAQAWAEHMAGVGSISHSRLSDGAGSDWAVLGENVGMASSTAQMHSMFMNSPAHRANIVSGKFNRIGTGVAQSGGRLYVVQVFAG
- the rpe gene encoding ribulose-phosphate 3-epimerase — translated: MSAPQIQIVPSVLPADFSRLGDECQALEKAGVDRIQWDVMDGVFVPNLTFGPDVIAACRPLVDVPFEAHLMVVEPDELLPRYVEAGCELLIVHAEACRHLHRTLGLIRDLGASPAVALNPATPAVAVQHVLDLVDEILVMTVNPGFGGQDYIATMEPKVREVRQMIELSGRDIDLEVDGGIGPSTVAGAAAAGANVFIAGSALFRDPEGQAHAVSEIRALAEAARG
- a CDS encoding ATP-dependent Clp protease proteolytic subunit; amino-acid sequence: MQPLGPSDLPPQLAADPVLMQAGNGMEPSADIYNRLLKNRIVFLGSEVNDTVANFITAQMLFLEGEDPDKDIWLYINSPGGSVTAGMAIYDTMQFVTPDVGTICMGLCASMGQFLLCAGAAGKRYSLPHARIMMHQPSAGMQGQASDIAIQAEQLKYIKDLLAERIAHHTGQTKEQVNIDSDRDRWFTAEGAKDYGIIDHVIVRRGEMR